The segment GCCGAGATTGTCCGGGAAGACGCTGCCCTTAAGGTAGGCAAACAGCGCGCCGCCAATGCCGGCGGCCGTTCCCGCGATCACGAAGGCCGTCCACTGAATGCGCTTGGCGTTGATGCCGACCGCCTCACTGCGGAGAAGCGAATCCCTCGTGGCACGCAGCGCGTAGCCGAACGGCGAGAACACCGCGATCCGCAAGGCGATCGTCACCAGCGCCGCGACGCCCAGCGCCAGCCAGTAGAAATGCGAGGGGCTCGCCGCCCACTTCTCGGGCCAGACGCCCAGAATGCCGTTGTCACCGCCGGTCACGCTCACCCACTGGAACGCGATCGACCACACGATCTGCGCGAAGGCGAGCGTCAGCATCGCGAAATAGACGCCGGAAAGCTGCACCGCGAAGAAGCCGAACACGGCCGCACCCATGCAGCCAAGCAGCGGCCCGAGCAGCAGGCAGACGATCATCGGCAGCCCCGCCATCTTGGCGAGGAAGGCGATGCCATAGGCGCCGAGCCCGAAATAGGCGGCATGGCCGAACGACGCGAGGCCGCCGACCGACATCAGGAAATGCAAGGAGACGGCGAAGATCACGAAGATCGCGATCTCCGAGCCGACGGTCAGCGCATAATTGCCGGCGAACAGCGGCAGCGTTGCCGCGAGGACGAGCGCCGCCAGCGCGGCCAGCCGCTCGTTCGACGTCAACGGTCGCCACGGATTGACGGTGAGACCCGGCGTCTTGCGCGCCGGCGCCTCGGCCTTGCCGAACAGGCCCCAAGGCCGGACGATCAGCACCACCGCCATCACCAGGAAGACCAGAATGATCGAGATTTTTGGAAAGATCAGGATGCCGAAGGCGTTGAGCTCGGACACCAGCACGGCTGCAACGAACGCGCCGACGATGCTGCCCAGCCCACCGATCACGACCACGACGAACACGTCAACGATGATCCGCAGATCCATGGCATGATGCACGGCATCGCGCGGGATCTGCAGCGCACCGCCGAGGGCTGCGAGGAAGACGCCGACGGCGAACACGCTCGTGAACAGCCATTTCTGGTTGACGCCGAGCGCTGCGACCATGTCGCGGTCCTGGGTCGCCGCGCGCACCAGCACGCCCCAGCGCGTGCGCTGGAACAAGAGCCAGAGAATGCCGAGCACGACCGGGCTGAGCACGATCAGGAACAAATCGTAGCTCGGGATGTTCTGGCCGAAGAAATCGATCGCGCCCTTGAAGCCCGGCGCGCGGCGGCCGACGAGATCGTCAGGCCCCCAGATCAGCACCACGAGATCCTCGACCATCAAGGTCAGGCCGAAAGTCGCGAGCAGCTGGAACAGTTCCGGCGCGTGGTAGATCCGCCGGAGCAGCACCATCTCGACCAGCACGCCGATCAGCGCCACCGCAATCGCCGCCAGCACGATCGCGCCCCAGAAGCCGAAGGCGCCCGCGAGGTGCTCCGTCAGCGTGAAGGCGATGTAGGCGCCGATCATGTAGAAGGCGCCGTGCGCGAAATTCACGATCCTAGTCACGCCGAAGATGATCGACAGGCCCGAGGCCACCAGGAACAGCGACGCTGCGCTGGCGAGACCGGTCAGAAACTGTACGACGTAAAAGGCCATCGGCGGTCCGGGTTGGTGTTCAGATCACCTCTCCCCGCGAGCGGGGAGAGGGAGAGATAAAGAGAGATCAATCCTTCGGGCGCATCTTCTCGACTTCGGCGTCGCTCGGCAGATAGTCCGAGCCCTTCTTGTAGGACGAATCTACCATCACGCCCTTGCCGTCCTTGAGCGCAGTCTTGCCGACATAGGCACCGAGCGTCGACTGGTGGTCGATCTTGCGGAAGGTGATCTCGCCGAGCGGCGAGCCGACCGACAGCCCTTCAGCCGCCGCGATCAGCTTCTCCGGATCGGTCGAGCCGGCTTTTGCGAGAATCGCAGCCGCCGACTTGATGGTCTGGTAGCCGACGATCGAGCCGAGACGCGGATAATCGTTGTACTTGGCCTGATAGGCCTTCAGGAACGCGTCGTGCTCGGGAGTCTTGATCGAGTACCAGGGATAGCCGGTGACGATCCACCCCTCCGGCGTCTCCTCCTTGAGCGGATCGAGATATTCAGGCTCGCCGGTCAGAAACGACACGACCTCACGCCCCTTGAACAGGCCGCGGGTGTTGCCTTCGCGCACGAGCTTGACGAGGTCGGCGCCGAAGGTGACGTTGAGGATCGCCTCGGGATTGGCTGCGGCAACGGCCTGTACCACCGGACCGGCGTCGATCTTGCCCTGCGGCGGCCACTGCTCGTCGACCCACTGGATGTCGGGACGCTTCTCCGACATCAGCTTCTTGAACACGGCAACCGCCGACTGGCCGTATTCGTAGTTCGGCGCGATCGTCGCCCAGCGCTTTGCCGGCAGCTTGGCCGCGGCCTCGACCAGCATCGCGGCCTGCATGTAGTTGGAGGGGCGCAGGCGGAAGGTGTACTTGTTGCCCTTCGACCAGGTGACGGCGTCCGTCAGCGGCTCGGCCGCGAGGAAAAACACCTTCTTCTGGTTGGCGAAGTCAGAGACCGCAAGACCGATGTTCGACAGGAACGTGCCCGTCAGCATCGCGACGCCCTCGCTGGAAACGAGCTCGTTGGCCGCGGTCTGCGCATCCGCCGGCTTGCCGCCGTCGTCCTTGGAAATCACAACGAGCTTCTTGCCGTTGATGCCACCCGCCGCATTGATCTCTTCAACCGCGAGCTGCCAGCCCTTGCGATAGGGCTCGGTGAAGGCCGGCAGCAGCGAGTAGCTGTTGATCTCGCCGATCTTGATCTCCTGCGCCATGGCCGAATGGGCCATGCCGCCCGCCAGAAGCGCGAACGCCGCGCCGACGAAGTAATTTCTTGCTCGCATCCCAACCTCCAGTTTTGAACTCTGTAGCGTCTTCTATTTCAAACCGTCTTCGCCCTTGATCTCAGCGACCGTCAAACCGCCGACGCGCGGCAACGGACGGCCGCTGTCGGTGACGGCGACCGCGACCATGATCTCGTTGGCGCGCGGCGCGTCGTTGATCTGCACCTCCATGCCGTCGAAATGACTGCGCACGAAGGCCGCATCCTTGTGGCCAAGCGGAATGTCCAGCGTGGTGCCGGGACCGCTGCGCTTCTTCGACGACGGAATCAGCGCCGCGCCCTTGCTCAGAACTTTACGCACCGGCGCGCCCATCTTCGGGTGAAGGATCGCGGCGGCGTGTTCCAGCTCGCCGTTCTCGCCGACGGCCGCGGCCTTGCCATAGCTCTGCGCCTTCGCGCCGTCGATGCCGAGCGCCGCCACCGCGCGCTTCGACAGCAGCTCGCCGAGCTCCTCGCCGATCGCGATCAGCGGCGAAAGGTCCTCGACATATTTTCCGGCAAAGGGATTTTCGATCACGGCGATCGCCGCCGCGCGCCGGGTCGGGGGCGAGACCTGGCGGCCCATCTCCATCTGCGTCTCTTCGACCACGGTGACGATCTTGCGGATGATCGCGCTCATGTTTCGCTTCCCCGATCAGGCATGAACCGCATTCTCCAGCACCGCCGGGTGCGGTCGTTGCCGTTCAATATCTTTGGTTCCGATGACAAGCATATCACCACACAGCTGCAACACGGCACCCTCGATCAAGCCGCGGTCGAACAATTGCCGTGCACATTCCGCGCCAGATTCCAGCGCGAGAGCGATCTCGCTCTGCGACAACTCACCGACGTCGCGCGTGACGAGACGCGCGCCGAGATCGCTGTCGGGTTGAAGCGCGTTCGCGGGCTCCCGAATGATCGCTTGATGCCCGGGCAGATCGACGGCGTTGGCGATGATTGTCGCCGCCGCGTCGGCCTGCGATGCGGTTACCGCCAGCGCCGTCACAGCATCTGCGATGCCGAGCGAAAAGCTGCGGCCGTGTCGTCCGCTGGTCGCGATCCCCCGCACGGGGTCATTCGCGTCAATCTTCATGGCCCGCATCACGCCGCTGCCATCGGGGCGATCGATCAAGCCGACCGAAAAAAGCTCACCCTCGCCAAGATGAAGCGCAATATCGCCGCCATTGTTCACATAAGCCTGATCAAGCGATGCCGCAGCCAGCATTGCACCCAGAATTTCCTCCGCCACGCTGCCGGCCACCGCGGCCATCGGCGTGATGAAGCAATCGGCGGCATAGGGCGCGACGGCGGCATGCATCCGGCGCGCAACAACACCGTTGAGCAAACAGTTTCCTGGTTCCACCGCCTTGCGCAATTCCACCAGCTCGGCGCAAAGCTCGTCGAGCAGGCCGGTGAAACGCCGCGCGGCTGCCTCGTAGGCTGCGCGCACCTCGCTCGCGTCTCCCCTCGCCTCAACGATCAGATCAATCGGTCCATCCTGCAAATGCAGCCGCCGGCCATCAGACAGCAACGCGATTTGCGGGAGCCGCGTCATGTCCGCCGTCCCGGAATCGGGTTCTGCCAGGGCACCTGGCGGACATCGTCGCCGCCCCTCACCTCGGACAGCGGCTTCACATAATCCATGTGGCCGCCGAGAGCGGCATAGTCGGACAGCTTCATCGTGAACTCGATCGGCGCGACCAGCGCCGGCGTCGGCACATAGCCGAATGCGCCGGCCGGCATCTGCGTCACGTCGACCATGTAAGTGATGCCGCCGCCCGGCCAGACATAGACCGCCGCGCCACCGCTGGTGACGCGTGTCAACGCATCCTTCACCGAGCGCGTCAGCCGCACCGGGTTGTCGGTCACACCCGCGCGCAGCGAGCCGCCGGCACCCGCCATGAACAGCACCGTGCACAGCGCCGGCTCGCAATTCTCCTGGATGCGCTCGACTGAGAACTTCAGATCGGCCGGCATCTCGGTCTCGATCGGCTTCAAGGCCTCGTCGAGCACGTAGTAGGACGAATGCTCGCCGGTGGTGGACACCATCAGCATGGAAAGGCCCGGCTTGGCCTCCTTGGCGTCGAACGGCCCGAGGATCGCGAGCGGATCGGAGATGTTGGTCCCGCCCCATCCCGTGCCGGGATCGGCGACCTGGAAATAACGGCCGGGGGTCGAGCGGCGGCCCTTCATCTTGATGCCGGTATCGGCAATGTCGAGCAGCTTGCCGGCCTGATGCTCACTGAGCACGCCGGTGATGTGATCGTCGACCACGACGACCTCGTCGACCCTGCCGTGCCATTGCTTGGCGAACATGCCGATCGTCGCCGAGCCACAGCCGACGCGCATGCGCTCTTCTTTTGCGCCGTTGACGATCGGCGGCTGGCCGGCCTGCACCACCACATTCGCACCGCCGTCGATGGTCAGCTCCACCGCCTTGCAATTGGCAAGGTCCATCAGCGTGTCGCAGGTGACGCGACCCTGCTTCTTGGAGCCGCCGGTCAGATGATGCACGCCGCCGAGCGACAGCATTTGCGAGCCGTATTCGCTGGTGGTGACGTGACCGACCGCCTCGCCCTGTGCGCGCACGGTTGCGGTCTCCGGGCCGAGATAGCGGTCGGTGTCGATCTTCACCTTGATGCCGCAATAGGAGAAGATGCCTTCGGTGACGACGGTCACCATGTCGACGCCGTCGACTTCCGACGAGACGATGAACGGCGCCGGCTTGTAGTCGGGATAGGTCGTGCCCGCGCCGATCGCGGTCACGAAGGTCGAGGGCTCGTGGACGAGCTTGCCGTCCCAGTCTTCGGTGCGACTGAACGGCACCAGCTTGCCGCCCTGCGACACCGTGCGCTCGAGGATGATGTGCGGATCGACGCGAACGAGCTTGCCCTCGTGATTGGCATAGCGGTCGCAGGCGCCCGCCGCGCCCGGCTTGATGTAGCACATCACCGGACAGGCATCGCAGCGGATCTTGTCGGTGGCGGCGCTCGTCGTTTCAGTCACCATGTGCAAACCAGTGGATCACGACGCGTTATCATTCGTATACGAACGATGTTGCGCGCGGTCCCGAGTGCTGTCAAGCGGCGCCACCCGCGAAAAGACACTGCTGCCGAATAAAACCTCATTTGCCTCCCGGCTTTGTTCACAAAGCAGGCAGTTGCGCTGCACTGCGGCATGCCGGCTTGCACGTTTGTGTACAAACGGTATCGTCGCGACTTGGAATTTGAGCGACTTGGAATTTTTGCGACCGCATGGTCGCGGTGCTGGGAAACAGGGATGACGCAGACACCGATCCGCCTCACCGTGAACGGCAGCATCCACGACGTCACGGCAGAGCGCCGGACGCCGCTGCTCTATGTGCTGCGCAACGACCTC is part of the Bradyrhizobium commune genome and harbors:
- a CDS encoding ABC transporter permease codes for the protein MAFYVVQFLTGLASAASLFLVASGLSIIFGVTRIVNFAHGAFYMIGAYIAFTLTEHLAGAFGFWGAIVLAAIAVALIGVLVEMVLLRRIYHAPELFQLLATFGLTLMVEDLVVLIWGPDDLVGRRAPGFKGAIDFFGQNIPSYDLFLIVLSPVVLGILWLLFQRTRWGVLVRAATQDRDMVAALGVNQKWLFTSVFAVGVFLAALGGALQIPRDAVHHAMDLRIIVDVFVVVVIGGLGSIVGAFVAAVLVSELNAFGILIFPKISIILVFLVMAVVLIVRPWGLFGKAEAPARKTPGLTVNPWRPLTSNERLAALAALVLAATLPLFAGNYALTVGSEIAIFVIFAVSLHFLMSVGGLASFGHAAYFGLGAYGIAFLAKMAGLPMIVCLLLGPLLGCMGAAVFGFFAVQLSGVYFAMLTLAFAQIVWSIAFQWVSVTGGDNGILGVWPEKWAASPSHFYWLALGVAALVTIALRIAVFSPFGYALRATRDSLLRSEAVGINAKRIQWTAFVIAGTAAGIGGALFAYLKGSVFPDNLGISLSVDALVMVLLGGVETVSGAVIGAIVYKALNIWLVSQTDLSKLVLGGFIVLIVVVFPKGIVGMLELLAQRRRKSSPPGSSLLAKPIESAE
- a CDS encoding amino acid synthesis family protein — encoded protein: MSAIIRKIVTVVEETQMEMGRQVSPPTRRAAAIAVIENPFAGKYVEDLSPLIAIGEELGELLSKRAVAALGIDGAKAQSYGKAAAVGENGELEHAAAILHPKMGAPVRKVLSKGAALIPSSKKRSGPGTTLDIPLGHKDAAFVRSHFDGMEVQINDAPRANEIMVAVAVTDSGRPLPRVGGLTVAEIKGEDGLK
- a CDS encoding UPF0280 family protein; this encodes MTRLPQIALLSDGRRLHLQDGPIDLIVEARGDASEVRAAYEAAARRFTGLLDELCAELVELRKAVEPGNCLLNGVVARRMHAAVAPYAADCFITPMAAVAGSVAEEILGAMLAAASLDQAYVNNGGDIALHLGEGELFSVGLIDRPDGSGVMRAMKIDANDPVRGIATSGRHGRSFSLGIADAVTALAVTASQADAAATIIANAVDLPGHQAIIREPANALQPDSDLGARLVTRDVGELSQSEIALALESGAECARQLFDRGLIEGAVLQLCGDMLVIGTKDIERQRPHPAVLENAVHA
- a CDS encoding 6-hydroxynicotinate reductase, whose amino-acid sequence is MVTETTSAATDKIRCDACPVMCYIKPGAAGACDRYANHEGKLVRVDPHIILERTVSQGGKLVPFSRTEDWDGKLVHEPSTFVTAIGAGTTYPDYKPAPFIVSSEVDGVDMVTVVTEGIFSYCGIKVKIDTDRYLGPETATVRAQGEAVGHVTTSEYGSQMLSLGGVHHLTGGSKKQGRVTCDTLMDLANCKAVELTIDGGANVVVQAGQPPIVNGAKEERMRVGCGSATIGMFAKQWHGRVDEVVVVDDHITGVLSEHQAGKLLDIADTGIKMKGRRSTPGRYFQVADPGTGWGGTNISDPLAILGPFDAKEAKPGLSMLMVSTTGEHSSYYVLDEALKPIETEMPADLKFSVERIQENCEPALCTVLFMAGAGGSLRAGVTDNPVRLTRSVKDALTRVTSGGAAVYVWPGGGITYMVDVTQMPAGAFGYVPTPALVAPIEFTMKLSDYAALGGHMDYVKPLSEVRGGDDVRQVPWQNPIPGRRT
- a CDS encoding ABC transporter substrate-binding protein, translated to MRARNYFVGAAFALLAGGMAHSAMAQEIKIGEINSYSLLPAFTEPYRKGWQLAVEEINAAGGINGKKLVVISKDDGGKPADAQTAANELVSSEGVAMLTGTFLSNIGLAVSDFANQKKVFFLAAEPLTDAVTWSKGNKYTFRLRPSNYMQAAMLVEAAAKLPAKRWATIAPNYEYGQSAVAVFKKLMSEKRPDIQWVDEQWPPQGKIDAGPVVQAVAAANPEAILNVTFGADLVKLVREGNTRGLFKGREVVSFLTGEPEYLDPLKEETPEGWIVTGYPWYSIKTPEHDAFLKAYQAKYNDYPRLGSIVGYQTIKSAAAILAKAGSTDPEKLIAAAEGLSVGSPLGEITFRKIDHQSTLGAYVGKTALKDGKGVMVDSSYKKGSDYLPSDAEVEKMRPKD